One region of Cucurbita pepo subsp. pepo cultivar mu-cu-16 chromosome LG03, ASM280686v2, whole genome shotgun sequence genomic DNA includes:
- the LOC111790546 gene encoding uncharacterized protein LOC111790546, translating to MAFAQKLNCSWSLGASIASIIALVTVVHLFFFPLVPSLDNLRRFPNSGFAVNSSTETYNNHVKQDPGRAIDLNRKFPPDSHDAVVYHGAPWKSHIGRWLSGCDANAKELQIVELIGGSGCKNDCSEQGVCNHEFGQCRCFHGYSGEGCSEKVKLECNRPGSEGEPYGSWVVSICPTYCDTTRAMCFCGEGTKYPNRPVAEACGFQTRPSDPNAPKVTDWTKADFDNIFTTNGSKPGWCNVDPAEAYASKVKFKEECDCKYDCLLGRFCEIPVSCICINQCSGNGHCMGGFCQCNKGWYGVDCSIPSVQISVREWPQWLLPAQIDVPDRLHITEKNFILKPTVNKRRPLIYIYDLPPGFNSHLLQGRHWKFECVNRIYDHRNATVWTDDLYGAEMAFYESILASPHRTLNGEEADFFFVPVLDSCIITRADDAPHLSLKDNLGLRSFLTLDFYRKAHDHIVEQYPYWNRSSGRDHIWFFSWDEGACYAPKEIWNSMMLVHWGNTNSKHNHSTTAYWGDNWDRIPSSKRGNHPCFDPDKDLVVPAWKRPDGSRMSKKLWARPRAERKTFFFFNGNLGPAYTKGRPESTYSMGIRQKVAEEFGSSPNKEGKLGKQHADDVIVTPLRSENYHEDLANSVFCGVMPGDGWSGRMEDSILQGCIPVIIQDGIFLPYENVLNYESFAVRIGEDDIPNLISILRGFNESEIEFKLSNVRKLWQRFIYRDAVMLEAQRQNAVYGLQEDWADEYSRLIDDDAVATVIQVLHYKLHNDPWRRHVQSKKEFGLPEECVIENN from the exons ATGGCTTTTGCTCAGAAATTGAATTGCTCATGGTCTCTTGGGGCCTCAATTGCTTCTATAATTGCATTGGTTACAGTGGttcatttgttcttctttcctttGGTGCCTTCTTTGGATAACTTAAGGCGATTTCCGAACTCTGGTTTCGCTGTTAATTCGTCTACTGAAACCTATAACAACCATGTCAAACAAGATCCAGGTCGAGCGATCGATTTGAATCGTAAGTTTCCTCCTGATTCTCATGACGCAGTTGTTTATCATGGTGCACCGTGGAAGTCTCATATCGGGCGGTGGCTTTCTGGTTGTGATGCCAATGCTAAGGAACTCCAGATTGTTGAG TTAATAGGTGGCAGTGGTTGCAAAAATGACTGTAGTGAGCAAGGTGTTTGTAATCATGAATTTGGGCAATGTCGGTGCTTTCATGGATATAGTG GTGAAGGATGCTCTGAGAAAGTGAAGTTAGAATGCAACCGTCCTGGTTCAGAAGGAGAACCATATGGGTCCTGGGTTGTCTCGATTTGCCCTACTTATTGTGACACAACACGAGCCATGTGTTTTTGTGGGGAAGGCACAAAATATCCAAATCGTCCGGTAGCTGAGGCATGTGGTTTTCAAACGAG ACCCTCGGATCCAAATGCTCCTAAAGTTACCGATTGGACAAAAGCTGATTTCGATAATATTTTCACCACAAATGGAAGCAAACCGGGATGGTGCAATGTCGACCCAGCTGAAGCATATGCTTCAAAGGTGAAATTTAAAGAGGAATGTGACTGCAAATATGACTGTTTGCTCGGGCGGTTCTGTGAAATACCCGTATCTTGCATTTGTATCAATCAGTGCTCTGGAAATGGGCATTGCATGGGGGGGTTTTGTCAG TGTAACAAGGGCTGGTATGGAGTTGATTGCAGCATTCCATCTGTTCAAATATCTGTGAGGGAATGGCCTCAATGGCTACTACCGGCTCAAATTGATGTACCGGATCGTCTGCATATCACCgaaaaaaattttattcttaaaccTACGGTGAATAAAAGAAGGCCCTTGATATATATTTACGATTTGCCCCCAGGTTTCAACAGCCATCTACTTCAG GGGCGTCACTGGAAGTTTGAATGTGTTAACAGAATCTACGATCACAGGAATGCAACAGTGTGGACAGACGATTTGTATGGTGCTGAG ATGGCTTTCTACGAGAGCATCTTAGCTAGTCCTCATCGAACCTTGAATGGTGAAGAAGCCGATTTTTTCTTTGTCCCAGTTCTCGATTCATGCATCATAACTCGGGCTGATGATGCGCCTCACTTGAGTTTGAAG GACAACTTGGGCTTGAGGAGCTTTCTAACACTGGATTTCTACAGAAAGGCACATGATCACATTGTTGAGCAGTATCCATACTGGAATCGTTCATCTGGACGAGATCATATATGG TTCTTTTCATGGGACGAAGGTGCTTGCTATGCCCCCAAGGAGATATGGAACAGCATGATGTTGGTTCACTGGGGCAACACGAACTCTAAACACAACCATTCAACCACAGCTTATTGGGGGGACAATTGGGATCGTATACCTTCGAGCAAAAGGGGAAATCATCCTTGCTTTGACCCCGACAAAGATCTCGTGGTTCCTGCATGGAAACGTCCTGATGGGAGTAGAATGAGCAAAAAACTTTGGGCTAG ACCACGTGCAGAGCGGAAGacgttcttcttcttcaacggAAATCTTGGACCTGCTTACACGAAGGGAAGACCGGAGTCCAC GTATAGTATGGGTATCAGACAAAAAGTAGCGGAAGAGTTCGGATCGAGCCCGAACAAGGAAGGAAAGCTTGGGAAACAACACGCAGACGATGTTATTGTTACCCCATTACGTTCCGAAAATTATCATGAAGATTTAGCAAATTCTGTTTTCTGTGGCGTGATGCCCGGTGATGGTTGGAGCGGGCGTATGGAAGATAGTATTTTGCAAGGATGCATTCCTGTCATCATTCAG GATGGAATTTTCCTTCCATATGAGAACGTGCTCAACTATGAGAGTTTTGCTGTTCGAATAGGAGAAGACGATATCCCAAATTTGATCAGCATTCTTAGG GGATTTAACGAATCAGAAATTGAATTCAAACTGTCAAATGTGCGGAAACTCTGGCAGAGATTCATATACCGTGATGCTGTAATGCTGGAAGCTCAGAGACAGAATGCTGTTTACGGCCTTCAGGAGGATTGGGCAGATGAATATTCTCGATTAATTGATGATGATGCTGTTGCTACAGTTATCCAG
- the LOC111791143 gene encoding 1-acyl-sn-glycerol-3-phosphate acyltransferase 2-like, which translates to MAIPAALVILPLGVLFFVSGLVVNLIQATCFVLIRPLTKNGYRRINRLVAELLWLELVWLVDWWAGVKIKVYADRETLKLMGKEHALVVSNHRSDIDWLVGWILAQRSGCLGSTLAVMKKSSKFLPVLGWSMWFSEYLFLERSWAKDEITLKSGLLRLKDFPLPFWLALFVEGTRFTEAKLLAAKEYAIANGLPVPRNVLIPRTKGFVSAVGHMRSFVPAIYDVTVAIPKSSPPPTMLRLFKGQPSVVHVHIKRHSMKELPETEDAIAQWCRDMFVAKDALMDKHVAEDAFNNEELQDLGRPIKSLLVTISWTCLLILGSLKLLQGSALLSSWKGRTFSASCLAIVTVLMQILIRFSQSERSTPAKVTPAKPKTTGEPLNPRRQQPKQN; encoded by the exons ATGGCGATTCCAGCGGCCCTGGTGATCCTGCCATTGGGCGTCCTCTTCTTCGTTTCTGGCCTCGTTGTCAATCTCATTCAG GCAACATGCTTTGTCCTTATAAGGCCGCTAACAAAAAATGGATACAGAAGGATTAATAGATTGGTGGCAGAGCTATTGTGGTTGGAGCTTGTTTGGCTAGTTGATTGGTGGGCAGGTGTTAAG ATTAAAGTGTACGCAGATCGTGAAACCCTTAAACTAATGG GTAAAGAGCATGCACTTGTTGTTTCTAACCACAGAAGTGATATTGATTGGCTTGTTGGATGGATTCTAGCTCAG AGATCTGGATGTCTTGGCAGCACGCTAGCTGTAATGAAGAAGTCGTCAAAGTTTCTGCCA GTTTTAGGTTGGTCAATGTGGTTTTCAGAGTATCTTTTTCTCGAAAGAAGCTGGGCCAAGGATGAAATTACTTTAAAG TCAGGCCTTTTACGGTTGAAGGACTTCCCTTTGCCTTTTTGGTTGGCACTTTTTGTAGAAGGGACTCGATTTACTGAGGCAAAACTTCTGGCAGCTAAAGAGTATGCCATTGCAAATGGATTACCTGTTCCAAGAAATGTTTTGATTCCACGTACAAAG GGATTTGTGTCAGCTGTTGGTCATATGCGCTCATTTGTTCCAGCAATTTATGATGTAACAGTAGCTATTCCCAAAAGCTCACCTCCACCAACAATGCTCAGACTCTTCAAGGGGCAGCCTTCTGTG GTACATGTGCACATTAAGCGACATTCAATGAAAGAACTGCCTGAGACAGAGGATGCCATTGCTCAATGGTGTAGAGACATGTTTGTGGCAAAG GATGCACTGATGGACAAGCATGTAGCAGAAGACGCCTTTAACAATGAAGAATTACAGGACCTTGGTCGGCCAATCAAGTCCCTCTTG GTAACAATTTCATGGACATGTCTGCTCATCTTGGGGTCTCTCAAGCTTCTTCAAGGCTCTGCCTTATTATCTTCATGGAAAGGTCGTACATTCTCAGCATCTTGCCTCGCCATTGTTACAGTCCTCATGCAGATCCTCATACGTTTCTCCCAGTCCGAGCGGTCGACTCCTGCCAAGGTCACCCCGGCTAAGCCTAAGACCACCGGCGAACCACTCAACCCCAGACGACAGCAGCCAAAACAGAACTAG